In a genomic window of Tripterygium wilfordii isolate XIE 37 chromosome 8, ASM1340144v1, whole genome shotgun sequence:
- the LOC120003848 gene encoding NAC domain-containing protein 82-like yields the protein MGKLSPGFRFHPTDVELVKYYLKRKVLGKKLHFNAIAEVDIYKFAPWDLPDMSPMRYGDLKWYFFCPSEKKYASGARLNRSTEFGYWKTTGRDRPVHYNSELVGMIKTLVFHRGKAPKGDRTGWVMHEYRLEDRELADNGVIQLAYVLCKVFQKDGLGPRNGAQYGAPFREEDWSDDEEEVNIGGAVSPGETSTPALSLPFNQTSFIETSSHGLQSMFAGPSYVPCPQIAGYSACEMLLPVSGSDMVLMESESQCTGSLSAPRLTGGVSSGYEMLPPVSGSEMVLTKSVQPWDDEIPSLLASFAGQHDLFFNENDIEKLDSCYNTGIVEAAPCSEGNYIYNGLADLINFEGQSSIGYGNVYADYETGFSVPCNNEEPYVELIDLDRPFGATESELGNLGSLYGQSCHGDNISAPGGEESYLELLDLDPPLRPAPLSKKEINDILINYV from the exons ATGGGCAAGTTATCTCCTGGTTTTCGGTTTCACCCGACTGATGTTGAGCTAGTGAAGTACTATCTGAAAAGGAAGGTATTGGGGAAGAAACTCCATTTCAATGCCATAGCAGAGGTAGATATTTACAAGTTTGCCCCATGGGATCTTCCAG ATATGTCTCCTATGAGATACGGGGACCTGAAATGGTACTTCTTCTGCCCATCTGAGAAGAAGTATGCAAGTGGGGCCAGACTTAATCGTTCTACAGAATTTGGATACTGGAAAACAACAGGAAGGGACAGGCCTGTTCACTACAATAGCGAACTTGTGGGGATGATCAAAACGCTGGTTTTTCACCGAGGTAAGGCGCCAAAAGGGGACCGTACAGGTTGGGTTATGCATGAGTATCGCCTCGAGGATAGGGAACTGGCTGACAATGGAGTTATTCAGCTTGCGTATGTTCTGTGTAAAGTTTTTCAAAAAGATGGCTTGGGTCCCCGAAATGGTGCGCAGTATGGAGCTCCATTTAGGGAGGAAGATTGGAGCGATGATGAGGAGGAAGTTAATATTGGTGGAGCTGTCTCTCCTGGTGAAACCTCTACACCGGCCTTGTCATTGCCTTTTAACCAGACCAGCTTCATTGAAACAAGTTCACATGGCCTTCAAAGCATGTTTGCTGGGCCATCTTATGTTCCATGTCCTCAAATTGCTGGTTATTCTGCTTGCGAAATGCTTCTCCCGGTCTCTGGGAGCGACATGGTCTTGATGGAGTCTGAAAGCCAGTGCACTGGGTCACTTAGTGCTCCACGTCTTACCGGCGGTGTTTCTTCTGGTTATGAGATGCTTCCCCCAGTCTCTGGGAGCGAAATGGTCTTGACGAAGTCTGTGCAGCCTTGGGATGATGAGATTCCTTCACTGTTGGCTTCCTTCGCAGGACAacatgatttatttttcaatgagAATGACATTGAG AAACTGGATTCCTGCTATAATACTGGAATTGTTGAAGCTGCACCTTGTTCAGAaggaaattatatttataacgGATTAGCTGACTTGATCAATTTTGAAGGGCAAAGCTCTATTGGCTATGGTAATGTCTATGCTGATTATGAAACTGGGTTCAGTGTCCCTTGTAACAATGAAGAACCATATGTGGAGCTGATTGATCTGGATAGGCCCTTTGGGGCTACTGAGTCTGAGTTAGGTAACTTGGGCAGTTTGTATGGGCAAAGTTGTCATGGCGATAATATTAGTGCCCCTGGTGGTGAAGAATCATATTTGGAGTTACTTGATCTGGATCCGCCATTAAGGCCAGCGCCACTATCCAAAAAAGAAATCAAcgatattttgattaattatgtttga
- the LOC120004355 gene encoding uncharacterized protein LOC120004355 — MALRIHFFSPHALHRCQNSQFHPIPADISFPNRSRTQIPCMNKGISDADLALELSAEVEKMNTHLAQREEAMKKSRELLFSELVQYLDLKEEEVKKRWKRMDEEEKWVLVNGFVSEWGVNFYPLSRKHVKEMVEEQLNEEKQSPDSSSPVLFSGLKKIMGFS, encoded by the coding sequence ATGGCATTAAGAATCCATTTCTTTTCCCCACATGCCCTCCATCGCTGTCAAAATTCGCAATTCCATCCAATCCCCGCCGACATTTCTTTCCCAAACAGATCCAGAACCCAAATCCCGTGCATGAATAAGGGCATCAGTGATGCAGATCTTGCATTGGAATTGTCTGCGGAGGTGGAAAAGATGAACACCCATTTGGCTCAGAGAGAGGAGGCGATGAAGAAGAGCAGAGAGCTTCTGTTCTCTGAGTTGGTCCAGTATCTGGACCTGAAAGAAGAGGAAGTGAAGAAGAGATGGAAGAGAATGGACGAAGAAGAGAAGTGGGTATTGGTGAATGGTTTTGTCTCTGAGTGGGGTGTTAATTTTTATCCCCTATCTAGAAAGCATGTGAAGGAGATGGTGGAAGAACAGCTGAATGAAGAGAAGCAGTCTccagattcttcttctcctgTATTGTTTTCTGGTTTGAAGAAAATAATGGGATTTTCATAA